Within Porites lutea chromosome 2, jaPorLute2.1, whole genome shotgun sequence, the genomic segment GCTTGGAGTTGGACATACAACCGCAAGGGTAATTGCCTCATAAGTAATTGTTTATTTATGAAACTGTTAATGATTAGTGAAAATCATTAACAAATCCCTAtaaaatattttgctcaacctctcCCAATATTATTACTGGAGGAGCTAGGTTGAGCAACATATtatgatttgtcagtggcgagcattGATCTGCGAGATTGTGGGCAGTAATGTGCTAGTCGCGCAGTGGGCTCTTGGCCAATAAAGAGgagggaagaaaaatttgcatcaaatATATTATTTACAACCTGTTTCTGAATAACTGAGGATTATGAGAAAAACAGGGTGAAAGAAGTAgaaatattttataaagtgCCATTTCTGCATGAACAggcataataaatatttttatcatcTAAGGGactgttatttaattttttggtttaGACCTTTCAGCGGTTGAATAAGGTGGGCATAATACAGACGAGAGAAAGTTACCGATTAATCATGGATGACATTGGTGCTGATCTGAAGAATACCATTGCCAATCAGTTGTCTGCTGGGAGGCAGTTTTGAGTATGTTTTGATAACATGGACTTTCGGGTGCTGGTGAACATTATCTTGAAGAACCATCAAAATTCGGACAAGCACTGGATAGCACACTACCTAACATTTGACAGGGTTTCATGCCAAGGACTTGATAATGATAAGCCTTTGGTGTCTGATTCAAGAGCTTTTGATAATATCAACTACTTACTCAGCAAAGATGAGCTGGAGACATTGCGGAATAATTTCATTGTACTGGTTGCACGGGTTTTACTGGAGTTCTTTGACTTTATGAAGCCATTTGTAAAAGCTGTGCCTGCTCATATTAAACACCGGTTAGTACAATTTTTTATGAATAATGCCTTGACACCCTCTTGACGTAAAGAAGCTGCAGCTTTACTTTGTAAATTTTGACTGTCCAGTAGTGGCAGTAAAGTATCTCACACTGTGAAAGCTCTTTAATACACATATAAGTGGTGTACTCTACACCTAGATCCTCCTGCTTTTGAAGTGGGGAGAAGGAagtgacaataataattattatattaagtAACAATgaggaagaacaaaaaaaatgaggtGCAGAATCCTGTATGAGTACCAGTTGCAAAACTACATAAAAATTCTAAATCCTTAGATGTGATCTGGGTTGTGTATGACCATCAAGTGAAAAGGTTGCCTTCTATTGGTAATAGATGACAAGTCAGTTTTAATTTTCCCAATTAACCAGGCATTTAATCCCAGCAATATGACCAAAACCAATTTCTCTTCAAAGTATCAAGATGCAGCATAATATAATACACAAACTGTTATGAGATTGAAAAAGTACTTTACAAATGGAAATTTAAACTCAACTATTATGTAAAATATACCCATCCCATAGAAAAAATCTGAAGGGAGAGGGAGACTTTTAACTCCAATAAGTAGAATGTTTGAAGCCAAACTGGGATTTTCTGGGGGAGGGGCAGAGGCATGTTTGACACAAAAGATCTACCATGAGAAAGTTTTGACATTAGACAGAATTTAATGACCTGTTATTTACAGAGCCTCCTCTTTCAAATATTATTAGAAGTACTTTACATTTTTTATGATATGAGTGTTTAATTACTGTTTAGTTATTCAGGCCCCATGAAAGAGAAATCAACCATTGTGGCACTCCCAGTTGTTCCCTTCAATCAGTCAAAGTTGGCGGATGTGTGCCAGTATCTAGATTATTTGCAGGACTTCCTGAGTTCTTTACCTTTATCAGAGGTAGACAAATAATTGCttgtacattatttttattgtttactgttcaattttaaactaaaaaaagcttgaaaatttctagcttaaattttttttatcatgcaGTGGTTCCAAGATATGAAATTCTGGAtaaatttgtatatttattatttatagaaACTTTTGTAGAGATTCAGAGAagtgataattatttttggtCAGCAGACTTCATTATTCTGTGTCCACTGTTTTAATGTGCTATGTCTCTGTTAAAAACCGGGCGAGgagattcttgttttttctttctttaaacagGTTTGTGTCTTTAATTTATAGATTGATAAAAAGACTAGAATTATCATGGAAGTGGTGATAGTAAACAGTactattttgttttatattcaCAAGAACCCTGCTGATATAagatattattatatattattttattatcttatattcataaaaaataaaatattttgctttcttccaGGAGGAAGGGACAACAAACACGAGGCCTGATATGAAAGTGCCTCTTGCAGGAGATTTGTTAGGAAGAGAACGTGTGACAGAGGCTAAAAGAGTGAGAATGGGGTGTGACCTGCCTGAAGAATGCTATGATAACATTGTTGAGACCCCAGCCCTTTGGCATGCTAAACAAGCATTTCTTAAGGTAAGTTTTAAATCAGCATGTATGTTGTAAAAATTAACACTCTCTGCTTAAGAGAGTAAGATCTTTCTGTAATGatcaacaatattattaaacaTACTTAACCACTGCTGCAACATCAAGTCTTAAATTAGCTGAGTCAGCCAGATAACATTGACatgtgatttttttgttatttaaggtgATGTTGATAATGTCAGTGGTTTTATGTTTTCTTGCTTGCCCTTTTATAGCACTGCATCCAAAACTTGTTGGTACACTTGATACAACTATGTTGTTCTCAGACTAAACCAGAATTATTTCCTTACTGTCTTTTTTTGGAATGGAATTCTGAATAAAACCAGTAAACACAGCATAAGATACACTTGATCATATTATACACATATTAACTACGGTATCAATGGTAATTTTAGTGTTTGAAGAATATACAAAATTGATTGCAATAATACACTACATGGAATGAGCACATTTCCCAAATCCATACCTACACTTAGCTTTATGCTCAGTAAAGCATGCATGTATACAGACTCTCAGACTTTTTATTGCAGTTTGTGTGGGAGGAACTATACAAGCCAACAGCTGTATGACGTCGTGAAGTTGGAACACTGTATCACTTAAGGCAGTGTTTCAAACTTATTAATGTACCTTCTGATGTAAGGAAAAATTATGCCAGCTGTGAAATGTTGATGCTCTCTGCTACTAAGTCATACCTGTGTTCTGCTTTCCTAACATGGGCAGAAATCAAAACTACAAAAGAGACACCATCCTATGTAAAAGAAACCATGAAGACTGATGCATCAACAAGTGCTGATGAGCATTGGCAATTCCTCCAAGGCTACCTGTGCAAATTTGTTGATGAatttgtgctaacaaaatttgacATTGAGCGGAAGTGGgaggaagaaaatgaaagaaagagaaaggagaggGAAGCTGAGCAAGTAACTCGTTCTGAAGTATTACATGTAGCTCCAGCTAGAAGTGAAAATTTATTTCCTCCAGGTAAgtacaaaattttcagtttaatatTGAAACACTGCATTTAGTACTACATGTCTATATTGggcagattttttttcttttaaactccTGTTGACAGTGCATACATCCTTTATCACATAGATGTACAGGCATTGTATACATTGTGTATTGAGATCAGTATTACAAGGCTACACCAATCACCAATGTATGGGttaataatatcattattaattaCATGACATAAATACCAGTAACAATGAACCTTGGAACTCTTCACAGGCAAACAAGCAAAAccatgaacacttgaaatatttcaggaatgtttatatttgtgttaaaaccaatcacagcaaagatcaggagACGCTTACTAGagacaaaaccacaaactaactAACGTTCTTGCTTCAGTGGTGTCATTTGTAGCCAAGCAGTATCTAGCTTTTTTAGCAGGCTGCTGTAGTAAAATCAACCGGCTACTCAAAGTTTCTAAATAAGTTGAAAATTACAAGCACAGAATTAAAGGAATAAATGACTGGTTACTGCTTTCACGATAATTTCAAGTATATGTTACAGAAATATCAATGAAGTGTGAAATGTTGCTTTGGTGAACAGTCAACCTGGTTACCCTTTTCTACTAAATCCAAGAAACTAATGTAATGGAACAATCTAGTAAATATCAGCTCTAACATTAAAGCCAATGAACAAACTATTATTAACCTATAGACATGCAATTCATGATACTACTTGATAATTTTTACTACTAAAGGTCAAGTTGTGGCAATTCTGGGGCGGCAAACGAATGAATACAAGGTACTTGGTATTGGAAAAGTGGTACAGGTTGCAAGTAGTACAGCTACAGGATTGTCCCCAAGTGACTTAATTCCTGTTCAGATATTCCACGTTGAAGCTTGTGCTACAAACACATTGTCTCAAGGACAAAACCTTCTTTGGCCAAAGTTGTTATTAGCCAGGTATAATCCCTCAAGTACACAGCCAAACACTCCACAAGAGAGCACCTCATCTGAGTTGAAAAGCAATATATCCAGTATCCCCCCTGATGAGGTGGAAGATGGACTACTCAATTATGGCCTGCAGGTTATTCAGTTGGGTGTTTTT encodes:
- the LOC140928000 gene encoding uncharacterized protein, producing the protein MLMLSATKSYLCSAFLTWAEIKTTKETPSYVKETMKTDASTSADEHWQFLQGYLCKFVDEFVLTKFDIERKWEEENERKRKEREAEQVTRSEVLHVAPARSENLFPPGQVVAILGRQTNEYKVLGIGKVVQVASSTATGLSPSDLIPVQIFHVEACATNTLSQGQNLLWPKLLLARYNPSSTQPNTPQESTSSELKSNISSIPPDEVEDGLLNYGLQVIQLGVFLMQLNDTEAEGDGERSIMNWKMLMLYYQCRSRGMKYAYEAMRFITCVRAL